A stretch of the Camarhynchus parvulus chromosome 4, STF_HiC, whole genome shotgun sequence genome encodes the following:
- the HSPA4L gene encoding heat shock 70 kDa protein 4L isoform X1 — MLLFNTSLSCCLNFCGCSKIPQKYFMMFSFKAEFFFFLLRACISLGSKTRAIGNAAKSQIITNVKNAVHGFKKLHGRAFEDPYIQAERAKLPYELQKMPNGSVGVKVRYLDEERLFAVEQITGMLLAKLKETSESALKKPVADCVISVPSFFTDAERRSVMAAAQIAGLNCLKLMNETTAVALAYGIYKQDLPALEEKPRNVVFVDMGHSAYQVSICAFNKGKLKVLATTFDPFVGGRNFDEALVDYFSEEFRTKYKLNVKENPRALLRLYQECEKLKKLMSANASDLPLNIECFMNDLDVSSKMNRAQFEQLCAALLARVEPPLRAAMDQAKLQREDIYSIEIVGGATRIPAVKEQISNFFCKEISTTLNADEAVARGCALQCAILSPAFKVREFSITDVVPYSITLRWKSSYEEGTGECEVFSKNHAAPFSKVITFHKKEPFDLEAYYTHPHEVPYPDSRIGRFTIQNVGPQHDGDNSKVKVKVRVNIHGLFSVASASVIEKLSVEGEHNDTPMDTESASKSQGRDEELDKMQVDQEEGVQKSQAEQQNQADEETENAGTETKAPSGEKQDHPSQPKTKTKVKSIDLPIQASLCRQLGQDLINSYIENEGKMMMQDKLEKERNDAKNAVEEYVYEFRDKLCGAFEKFITEEDSNKLTLMLEDTENWLYEDGEDQPKQVYMDKLQELKKFGQPIQERCMEHEERPKVLNELGKKIQLLMKAVEAYKNKDEKYDHLDPAEMEKVEKYINEAMNWLNSKMNAQNKLSLTQDPVVKVAEILAKSKELDSFCNPILSKPKPKIEAPSEGQAKANGEHNGPMNGQSAAETKPEPAKDNPQQTKPPGEMEVD; from the exons ATGCTATTATTTAACACAtccttgtcctgctgcttgAATTTTTGTGGGTGTTCTAAAAtaccacagaaatattttatgatgttttcttttaaagctgaattttttttttttttgcttagagCATGTATATCTTTAGGATCCAAGACCCGAGCCATCGGGAATGCAGCAAAGAGCCAG ATCATCACCAATGTAAAAAATGCAGTCCATGGCTTCAAAAAACTGCATGGAAGAGCATTTGAAGATCCTTACATCCAAGCTGAGAGGGCCAAACTTCCCTATGAGCTTCAGAAGATGCCAAATGGCTCTGTAGGAGTCAAG GTGAGGTACCTGGATGAAGAGAGACTGTTTGCAGTGGAACAGATCACAGGaatgctgctggccaagctgaAGGAGACTTCAGAAAGTGCTTTGAAGAAACCAGTGGCTGACTGTGTGATTTCA GTCCCCAGTTTCTTCACTGATGCTGAAAGAAGGTCTGTAATGGCAGCTGCACAGATTGCAGGATTAAATTGTCTGAAGCTGATGAATGAAACTACAGCAG TTGCATTAGCCTATGGAATATACAAGCAAGATCTGCCAGCCTTGGAAGAGAAGCCAAGAAATGTGGTCTTTGTAGATATGGGGCATTCTGCATATCAGGTTTCCATCTGTGCTTTTAACAAGGGAAAACTGAAG GTCTTGGCCACTACCTTTGACCCTTTCGTAGGTGGCAGGAATTTTGATGAGGCTTTGGTAGATTACTTCTCTGAAGAATTTAGGACAAAATACAAGCTGAATGTAAAAGAGAACCCCCGAGCCCTGCTGCGATTGTATCAGGAATGTGAGAAGCTCAAGAAGCTGATGAGCGCCAACGCCTCCGACCTTCCCCTCAACATCGAGTGCTTCATGAACGACCTGGATGTCTCCAGTAAGATGAACAG agctcagttcgagcagctgtgtgctgcccTTCTGGCCAGAGTGGAGCCTCCTCTAAGAGCAGCCATGGATCAAGCCA AACTTCAGCGTGAAGATATCTACAGTATAGAAATAGTAGGTGGGGCTACTAGAATTCCAGCAGTGAAGGAACAGATCTCTAACTTTTTCTGTAAAGAGATAAGCACCACGCTAAATGCTGATGAAGCTGTTGCAAGAGGCTGTGCCTTGCAG tgtGCAATTCTTTCTCCAGCTTTTAAAGTGCGTGAGTTTTCCATCACAGATGTTGTTCCTTACTCTATAACATTGAGATGGAAGTCATCTTACGAAGAAGGAACAGG GGAGTGTGAAGTCTTCAGTAAGAACCATGCTGCTCCATTCTCAAAAGTAATTACCTTCCACAAGAAAGAGCCTTTTGACTTGGAAGCTTATTATACCCATCCACATGAAGTGCCTTATCCTGATTCCAGAATAG GGCGTTTCACTATTCAGAACGTGGGTCCCCAGCACGACGGTGACAACTCCAAGGTGAAGGTGAAAGTGCGAGTCAACATCCACGGGCTGTTCAGCGTGGCCAGCGCGTCCGTCATCGAGAAGCTGAGCGTGGAGGGCGAGCACAACGACACCCCCATGGACACCGAGTCAGCAAGTAAGAGCCAAGGCAGAGATGAGGAGCTG GATAAAATGCAGGTTGATCAAGAAGAAGGTGTGCAGAAAAGTCAAGCTGAACAACAGAACCAGGCAGATGAGGAAACTGAAAATGCTGGAACTGAAACAAAG GCTCCTTCTGGAGAAAAGCAAGATCATCCCTCCCAGCCAAAGACTAAAACAAAAGTTAAGAGTATTGACCTCCCTATACAGGCAAGCCTCTGTAGGCAGCTGGGACAAGATCTGATCAATTCCTATATAGAAAATGAG GGGAAGATGATGATGCAAGACAAGCTGGAGAAGGAACGAAACGATGCTAAGAATGCTGTTGAAGAATATGTGTATGAATTCAGAGACAAGCTGTGTGGAGCCTTTGAGAAATTCATCACTGAAGAA GACTCAAACAAGCTGACCTTGATGTTGGAGGACACAGAAAACTGGCTTTATGAAGATGGAGAGGACCAGCCAAAACAAGTATACATGGATAAGCTTCAGGAATTAAAG AAATTTGGACAGCCTATCCAGGAAAGATGTATGGAACATGAAGAGAGACCAAAAGTTCTAAATGAACTGGGGAAGAAGATTCAGCTCCTTATGAAAGCAGTAGAAGCATACAAAAATAAG GATGAAAAATACGACCACCTAGATCCTGCTGAGATGGAGAAagttgaaaaatacattaatgagGCTATGAATTGGTTGAACAGCAAAATGAATGCCCAGAACAAACTCAGTCTAACTCAGGATCCAGTTGTCAAAGTGGCAGAAATACTAGCAAAATCgaag GAATTGGATAGCTTCTGTAACCCCATTCTGTCCAAGCCCAAGCCGAAGATAGAAGCTCCCAGTGAGGGGCAGGCCAAAGCTAACGGGGAGCACAACGGGCCCATGAACGGACAGAGCGCTGCCGAAACAAAGCCCGAACCAGCCAAGGACAACCCCCAGCAGACCAAACCCCCCGGAGAAATGGAAGTGGACTAA
- the HSPA4L gene encoding heat shock 70 kDa protein 4L isoform X2, whose translation MSVVGIDLGFLNCYIGVARSGGIETIANEYSDRCTPACISLGSKTRAIGNAAKSQIITNVKNAVHGFKKLHGRAFEDPYIQAERAKLPYELQKMPNGSVGVKVRYLDEERLFAVEQITGMLLAKLKETSESALKKPVADCVISVPSFFTDAERRSVMAAAQIAGLNCLKLMNETTAVALAYGIYKQDLPALEEKPRNVVFVDMGHSAYQVSICAFNKGKLKVLATTFDPFVGGRNFDEALVDYFSEEFRTKYKLNVKENPRALLRLYQECEKLKKLMSANASDLPLNIECFMNDLDVSSKMNRAQFEQLCAALLARVEPPLRAAMDQAKLQREDIYSIEIVGGATRIPAVKEQISNFFCKEISTTLNADEAVARGCALQCAILSPAFKVREFSITDVVPYSITLRWKSSYEEGTGECEVFSKNHAAPFSKVITFHKKEPFDLEAYYTHPHEVPYPDSRIGRFTIQNVGPQHDGDNSKVKVKVRVNIHGLFSVASASVIEKLSVEGEHNDTPMDTESASKSQGRDEELDKMQVDQEEGVQKSQAEQQNQADEETENAGTETKAPSGEKQDHPSQPKTKTKVKSIDLPIQASLCRQLGQDLINSYIENEGKMMMQDKLEKERNDAKNAVEEYVYEFRDKLCGAFEKFITEEDSNKLTLMLEDTENWLYEDGEDQPKQVYMDKLQELKKFGQPIQERCMEHEERPKVLNELGKKIQLLMKAVEAYKNKDEKYDHLDPAEMEKVEKYINEAMNWLNSKMNAQNKLSLTQDPVVKVAEILAKSKELDSFCNPILSKPKPKIEAPSEGQAKANGEHNGPMNGQSAAETKPEPAKDNPQQTKPPGEMEVD comes from the exons agCATGTATATCTTTAGGATCCAAGACCCGAGCCATCGGGAATGCAGCAAAGAGCCAG ATCATCACCAATGTAAAAAATGCAGTCCATGGCTTCAAAAAACTGCATGGAAGAGCATTTGAAGATCCTTACATCCAAGCTGAGAGGGCCAAACTTCCCTATGAGCTTCAGAAGATGCCAAATGGCTCTGTAGGAGTCAAG GTGAGGTACCTGGATGAAGAGAGACTGTTTGCAGTGGAACAGATCACAGGaatgctgctggccaagctgaAGGAGACTTCAGAAAGTGCTTTGAAGAAACCAGTGGCTGACTGTGTGATTTCA GTCCCCAGTTTCTTCACTGATGCTGAAAGAAGGTCTGTAATGGCAGCTGCACAGATTGCAGGATTAAATTGTCTGAAGCTGATGAATGAAACTACAGCAG TTGCATTAGCCTATGGAATATACAAGCAAGATCTGCCAGCCTTGGAAGAGAAGCCAAGAAATGTGGTCTTTGTAGATATGGGGCATTCTGCATATCAGGTTTCCATCTGTGCTTTTAACAAGGGAAAACTGAAG GTCTTGGCCACTACCTTTGACCCTTTCGTAGGTGGCAGGAATTTTGATGAGGCTTTGGTAGATTACTTCTCTGAAGAATTTAGGACAAAATACAAGCTGAATGTAAAAGAGAACCCCCGAGCCCTGCTGCGATTGTATCAGGAATGTGAGAAGCTCAAGAAGCTGATGAGCGCCAACGCCTCCGACCTTCCCCTCAACATCGAGTGCTTCATGAACGACCTGGATGTCTCCAGTAAGATGAACAG agctcagttcgagcagctgtgtgctgcccTTCTGGCCAGAGTGGAGCCTCCTCTAAGAGCAGCCATGGATCAAGCCA AACTTCAGCGTGAAGATATCTACAGTATAGAAATAGTAGGTGGGGCTACTAGAATTCCAGCAGTGAAGGAACAGATCTCTAACTTTTTCTGTAAAGAGATAAGCACCACGCTAAATGCTGATGAAGCTGTTGCAAGAGGCTGTGCCTTGCAG tgtGCAATTCTTTCTCCAGCTTTTAAAGTGCGTGAGTTTTCCATCACAGATGTTGTTCCTTACTCTATAACATTGAGATGGAAGTCATCTTACGAAGAAGGAACAGG GGAGTGTGAAGTCTTCAGTAAGAACCATGCTGCTCCATTCTCAAAAGTAATTACCTTCCACAAGAAAGAGCCTTTTGACTTGGAAGCTTATTATACCCATCCACATGAAGTGCCTTATCCTGATTCCAGAATAG GGCGTTTCACTATTCAGAACGTGGGTCCCCAGCACGACGGTGACAACTCCAAGGTGAAGGTGAAAGTGCGAGTCAACATCCACGGGCTGTTCAGCGTGGCCAGCGCGTCCGTCATCGAGAAGCTGAGCGTGGAGGGCGAGCACAACGACACCCCCATGGACACCGAGTCAGCAAGTAAGAGCCAAGGCAGAGATGAGGAGCTG GATAAAATGCAGGTTGATCAAGAAGAAGGTGTGCAGAAAAGTCAAGCTGAACAACAGAACCAGGCAGATGAGGAAACTGAAAATGCTGGAACTGAAACAAAG GCTCCTTCTGGAGAAAAGCAAGATCATCCCTCCCAGCCAAAGACTAAAACAAAAGTTAAGAGTATTGACCTCCCTATACAGGCAAGCCTCTGTAGGCAGCTGGGACAAGATCTGATCAATTCCTATATAGAAAATGAG GGGAAGATGATGATGCAAGACAAGCTGGAGAAGGAACGAAACGATGCTAAGAATGCTGTTGAAGAATATGTGTATGAATTCAGAGACAAGCTGTGTGGAGCCTTTGAGAAATTCATCACTGAAGAA GACTCAAACAAGCTGACCTTGATGTTGGAGGACACAGAAAACTGGCTTTATGAAGATGGAGAGGACCAGCCAAAACAAGTATACATGGATAAGCTTCAGGAATTAAAG AAATTTGGACAGCCTATCCAGGAAAGATGTATGGAACATGAAGAGAGACCAAAAGTTCTAAATGAACTGGGGAAGAAGATTCAGCTCCTTATGAAAGCAGTAGAAGCATACAAAAATAAG GATGAAAAATACGACCACCTAGATCCTGCTGAGATGGAGAAagttgaaaaatacattaatgagGCTATGAATTGGTTGAACAGCAAAATGAATGCCCAGAACAAACTCAGTCTAACTCAGGATCCAGTTGTCAAAGTGGCAGAAATACTAGCAAAATCgaag GAATTGGATAGCTTCTGTAACCCCATTCTGTCCAAGCCCAAGCCGAAGATAGAAGCTCCCAGTGAGGGGCAGGCCAAAGCTAACGGGGAGCACAACGGGCCCATGAACGGACAGAGCGCTGCCGAAACAAAGCCCGAACCAGCCAAGGACAACCCCCAGCAGACCAAACCCCCCGGAGAAATGGAAGTGGACTAA